From Pelotomaculum schinkii, the proteins below share one genomic window:
- a CDS encoding GNAT family N-acetyltransferase, whose translation MSTACCAVESLKTSLGEILIEGPLEAAKLEELSMNNKLTVFRPPAKQKEALAAIARLPEGMVYIARYGREIAGYVTFHYPDGFSRWSKHPAVLELGGIEISPDWRQRGIGVALLREAFSNPVMENHIIVTVEFCWHWDLKSSGLDLFMYQKMLARLFGSVGLSRRDTDDPDIVEHPANVLMVRVGANVSCEDNMKFDNMLFEDSGYKI comes from the coding sequence ATGAGCACAGCATGTTGCGCAGTCGAATCGCTAAAGACCTCCCTGGGAGAAATATTAATAGAAGGTCCTCTGGAAGCAGCAAAACTTGAAGAGCTTAGTATGAATAATAAGCTGACTGTTTTCCGCCCGCCTGCCAAACAGAAGGAAGCCCTGGCAGCTATTGCCAGGCTGCCCGAGGGCATGGTCTATATTGCCAGGTATGGTCGTGAGATCGCCGGTTATGTTACTTTCCACTACCCGGATGGTTTTAGCCGGTGGAGCAAACACCCCGCAGTTTTAGAGCTCGGCGGTATTGAGATCAGCCCTGACTGGCGGCAACGCGGAATTGGAGTTGCGCTGTTGCGGGAAGCGTTCAGCAATCCGGTTATGGAAAACCACATTATCGTTACCGTTGAGTTTTGCTGGCATTGGGACTTAAAATCGAGTGGTTTGGACCTGTTTATGTACCAAAAAATGCTGGCCAGACTTTTTGGCTCGGTAGGCTTGAGCAGGCGGGACACTGACGACCCCGATATTGTTGAACACCCGGCTAATGTTTTAATGGTTCGGGTAGGGGCAAATGTAAGCTGTGAGGATAACATGAAGTTTGACAACATGCTATTCGAGGATAGCGGATATAAAATATAA
- a CDS encoding helix-turn-helix domain-containing protein produces the protein MDQNDSFIQSRVPWSTEPSLKDMAQEVGVDYDRLIDGIKEDKSDSEIAGELAVPEKLIYHLRDHFYTRGVHSIMGQD, from the coding sequence ATGGATCAAAATGATTCCTTTATTCAAAGCAGGGTTCCCTGGAGTACTGAACCAAGCCTCAAGGATATGGCCCAGGAGGTAGGGGTCGATTATGACCGCTTAATTGACGGGATTAAAGAAGATAAAAGCGACTCAGAAATAGCAGGTGAACTTGCTGTCCCGGAAAAGCTGATTTACCACCTGAGAGACCATTTTTACACGCGTGGCGTACATTCGATCATGGGACAGGATTAA
- the guaB gene encoding IMP dehydrogenase → MRPEKFDKIGLTFDDVMIVPAASEVLPREVDTVTSLTREIKLNIPLMSAGMDTVTESRMAIAIAREGGIGVIHKNMTSERQALEVDRVKRSEHGVISDPFYLSPDHPVSDALVLMERYRISGIPVTVNGKLVGILTNRDLRFELDFTKKIGEVMTKDNLVTAPVGTNLNQAKEILQKYKIEKLPIVDEHFNLRGLITIKDIEKSRQYPYSAKDKRGRLLVAAAVGVTADTLARIEGLVKAGADAIVVDTAHGHSRGVIDLVYKIKQKHPETAIIAGNVATASGTRALIEAGADAVKVGIGPGSICTTRVVAGIGVPQITAIYDCAQAAAAYGIPIIADGGIKYSGDITKAIAAGADAVMLGSVLAGTEESPGDIEIYQGRSYKVYRGMGSLAAMKEGSKDRYFQEQTESDNKLVPEGVEGRVPFKGSLSDTVYQLIGGLRAGMGYAGCGNIYELKTKTQFIRCTPAGLKESHPHDVVITKEAPNYSL, encoded by the coding sequence ATGCGGCCGGAAAAATTTGATAAAATCGGCTTAACCTTTGATGATGTTATGATTGTCCCGGCAGCCTCGGAAGTCCTGCCTAGGGAAGTCGACACGGTTACCAGTCTTACGAGAGAGATCAAGTTAAATATTCCTCTAATGAGCGCAGGTATGGACACGGTCACAGAATCCAGAATGGCCATCGCTATCGCTCGGGAAGGCGGAATCGGTGTTATTCACAAGAACATGACTTCTGAACGACAGGCCCTTGAGGTTGACCGGGTCAAACGCTCAGAACACGGGGTAATCTCGGACCCCTTCTACCTGTCTCCTGATCACCCCGTAAGCGACGCGCTGGTACTGATGGAAAGGTACAGGATCTCCGGTATTCCGGTCACGGTTAATGGGAAACTGGTTGGCATTTTGACCAACCGCGACCTTCGCTTTGAGCTTGATTTCACTAAAAAAATTGGTGAAGTTATGACCAAAGACAACCTGGTAACAGCGCCTGTGGGGACAAACTTGAATCAGGCCAAAGAAATTCTGCAGAAGTATAAAATCGAAAAGCTGCCGATAGTTGACGAACATTTTAACCTAAGAGGCCTAATAACCATCAAAGATATCGAAAAGTCCCGCCAGTATCCTTACTCCGCCAAAGACAAACGTGGCCGCCTGCTGGTAGCTGCGGCAGTCGGTGTCACGGCGGATACCCTTGCCAGGATCGAGGGCCTGGTAAAAGCCGGTGCGGACGCAATAGTGGTTGATACGGCGCATGGTCACTCCCGGGGAGTAATTGATTTGGTTTATAAAATAAAACAAAAACACCCGGAAACCGCGATTATAGCCGGCAACGTCGCTACCGCCTCAGGAACCCGGGCACTCATTGAGGCGGGCGCTGACGCGGTCAAAGTTGGGATCGGACCCGGTTCCATCTGTACCACCCGGGTGGTTGCCGGAATCGGCGTTCCACAGATTACGGCTATTTATGACTGCGCCCAGGCGGCGGCAGCTTACGGAATTCCCATTATTGCTGATGGCGGCATTAAATACTCCGGGGATATAACCAAGGCCATCGCGGCGGGAGCAGATGCTGTAATGCTTGGAAGCGTTCTGGCCGGTACGGAAGAAAGCCCCGGGGATATTGAAATATACCAGGGGCGCAGTTACAAGGTATACCGCGGTATGGGTTCACTGGCGGCGATGAAGGAAGGCAGCAAGGACCGCTACTTCCAGGAGCAAACGGAAAGCGATAACAAGCTGGTGCCTGAAGGGGTTGAAGGAAGAGTACCCTTTAAAGGGTCCCTCTCCGATACGGTGTATCAACTGATTGGCGGACTAAGAGCCGGCATGGGTTACGCGGGCTGCGGGAATATCTACGAGTTGAAAACAAAAACACAGTTTATACGCTGCACTCCGGCAGGGTTGAAAGAAAGCCACCCCCACGATGTGGTCATAACCAAGGAAGCCCCAAACTATAGTCTCTAA
- a CDS encoding ISLre2 family transposase: MNTSPQIQAAQDYLKESSWLQEKRVSTLLNSVLAGKTNFNTLEKELFTIARDYLIQMLTAFLEHLDRLILYSAEREGWEVVEIRERSLETTLGVLSYPRRYYKKRTLSGAYAYTFLLDELLGIPARAHVSARLSEIAVMLAAEQTYRKAKETLKTTLGVSISHETIHRDVQVAGEHLKKWDGETGLDGTGIRVVPLLVVEVDGAMIKQQRRHKRSEQRRFELKTAVVYEGWEEGPNGRAKLINPTYFIYHGKGEEFWGALERRLSRLYDLDGCPRKIIAGDGADWIREGADLLGAEYQYCRFHLKRDLISLFNPQHRKKLEKILYTNDTNSRAAFNMFLRTLIIEEPNETRKEKLRAFQSLINSVWEGITDWRERNRPCPSPARGLGVIEPNVGHTIARRFKHQGASWSVNGSDNLAHVRCAKRNGNLIDILRLPGPPTPESEPVRVQDGYWARRQTDGLAAKDPGDWVRASLPAAYGPNQKSRELALLISRLTLDWIF; the protein is encoded by the coding sequence GTGAATACATCACCCCAAATCCAAGCAGCCCAAGACTATCTGAAAGAAAGTTCCTGGCTGCAAGAGAAAAGAGTGAGTACTTTACTTAACAGTGTACTTGCCGGAAAGACAAATTTCAATACTTTAGAAAAAGAACTATTTACCATTGCCAGAGACTACTTGATTCAGATGCTGACTGCATTTTTAGAACACCTTGATCGGCTCATACTTTACTCGGCCGAACGGGAGGGTTGGGAAGTAGTTGAAATAAGGGAGCGAAGCCTCGAAACCACCCTGGGGGTGCTCAGCTACCCAAGACGCTACTACAAAAAGCGCACTTTAAGCGGAGCTTACGCTTACACCTTTTTGCTGGACGAACTGCTGGGTATACCAGCAAGAGCGCATGTCTCTGCCCGGTTGAGCGAAATAGCCGTAATGCTTGCCGCCGAACAAACCTACAGGAAGGCAAAAGAAACCTTAAAGACCACTTTGGGGGTGAGCATCAGCCACGAGACCATCCATCGGGATGTCCAAGTAGCCGGTGAACACCTCAAGAAATGGGATGGGGAAACTGGCTTAGACGGTACCGGTATCCGTGTTGTCCCTTTATTGGTTGTCGAAGTAGACGGAGCGATGATCAAACAACAGCGCCGGCACAAAAGAAGTGAGCAGAGACGCTTTGAGTTAAAAACAGCGGTAGTTTATGAAGGGTGGGAAGAAGGTCCGAATGGCAGAGCAAAACTGATCAACCCCACTTACTTCATTTACCACGGAAAAGGAGAAGAATTTTGGGGCGCCTTAGAACGGCGTTTAAGCCGGCTCTACGATCTTGACGGCTGCCCAAGAAAAATTATTGCCGGGGACGGAGCCGACTGGATCCGGGAAGGAGCCGATCTTTTAGGGGCCGAATATCAATACTGCCGGTTCCACTTAAAAAGGGATCTTATTAGCCTGTTTAACCCCCAGCACAGAAAAAAACTCGAGAAAATCCTCTATACGAACGACACGAACAGCCGGGCCGCTTTCAATATGTTTTTAAGGACGTTGATCATTGAAGAACCAAACGAAACCAGAAAAGAAAAACTAAGAGCTTTCCAAAGCCTAATCAATAGCGTTTGGGAAGGGATTACCGACTGGCGGGAAAGAAACCGTCCCTGCCCTTCCCCGGCCCGGGGATTGGGAGTTATCGAACCCAATGTGGGGCATACCATTGCCCGTCGGTTTAAACATCAGGGGGCTTCCTGGTCGGTAAACGGATCTGACAATCTCGCCCATGTTCGTTGTGCAAAAAGAAACGGTAATCTTATAGATATTCTTCGCCTGCCAGGGCCGCCTACTCCAGAGAGTGAGCCGGTACGAGTTCAGGACGGCTATTGGGCCAGAAGACAAACAGATGGCCTGGCTGCAAAAGATCCTGGGGATTGGGTACGGGCATCCTTGCCGGCAGCTTATGGACCCAATCAGAAAAGCCGGGAACTGGCATTACTAATTAGCCGTCTCACTTTAGATTGGATTTTTTAG
- a CDS encoding DUF2019 domain-containing protein, which translates to MKINYEDVRQKYINAAILHRKSSYNGDYKTANKQYKVLKKIYDQIEKNVIEKKLLLDLLEYNDISVKSWAAAHMLGIKYEISKAEKELINIATIHDAEMIGFSAKMTLNVWAQQGFLKF; encoded by the coding sequence GTGAAAATTAATTACGAAGATGTTAGGCAAAAATACATTAATGCAGCCATTCTACATCGGAAATCTTCTTATAATGGAGACTACAAAACCGCTAACAAACAGTATAAAGTTTTGAAAAAGATTTATGATCAGATTGAAAAAAATGTTATAGAAAAGAAATTGCTTTTAGATTTACTTGAATATAATGATATTTCTGTAAAAAGTTGGGCAGCCGCTCATATGCTCGGAATTAAATACGAAATATCAAAGGCTGAAAAAGAATTGATAAACATTGCTACTATACATGACGCAGAAATGATAGGATTCAGTGCTAAGATGACTTTAAACGTATGGGCGCAACAAGGTTTTTTGAAATTTTAG
- a CDS encoding HEAT repeat domain-containing protein, whose protein sequence is MDKKDAIDFLKKHQPMPDDKNLSKDVITKYNEIREYFLTNPDEDCIPLFLNSFGERDGFGVYQLIEGLIAKFKKNHVMPHLLKALESHYRSIRYWNASIASSFPSEELFEPLKKMLFENDVDIRYASITAIAQLALSGIKCNEVIDVLEDALSRETGDDISEFIQEVIDDIKSSN, encoded by the coding sequence ATGGACAAAAAAGATGCAATTGACTTTTTAAAAAAACATCAGCCAATGCCTGATGATAAAAATTTAAGCAAGGATGTTATAACAAAATATAATGAGATAAGAGAATACTTTTTAACAAACCCTGATGAAGATTGTATTCCACTATTTCTAAACTCTTTTGGAGAAAGAGACGGATTTGGGGTATATCAATTAATAGAAGGATTAATTGCAAAGTTTAAAAAGAATCATGTAATGCCCCATTTGCTAAAAGCACTTGAGAGTCACTATAGAAGCATTCGATATTGGAATGCTTCTATAGCATCCTCATTTCCCAGTGAAGAGTTGTTTGAGCCTCTGAAAAAAATGCTTTTTGAAAATGATGTAGATATTCGGTATGCGTCCATTACAGCAATTGCACAGTTGGCATTATCCGGGATTAAGTGTAATGAAGTTATTGATGTTTTAGAGGATGCTTTGTCAAGAGAAACAGGAGATGATATATCAGAATTTATTCAAGAAGTAATTGATGATATAAAATCAAGTAATTAA
- the nagA gene encoding N-acetylglucosamine-6-phosphate deacetylase, whose protein sequence is MFDFIINNGTLVGEEKLINNRSLVVSGGKIVSLEQMDAAAAVESIDAAGLIIAPGFIDLHVHGADGADILDCDPGSLQRIAGYHGRHGTTAMLATVAPSTLERMALALETAARHTTSAAGASIIGANLEGPFLNRSHSGALGIPFLREPDKHEMNELLAAGQGKVRMVSLAPELTGALEVMELLSSCGVIPSLGHSGATFTQTINAARAGLKHITHIFNAMAPIHHREPGPAGAALVSPELSVEVIADGIHVHPAMLQLLWHIKGDRLVLVSDAIAAAGLPDGRYRFGGQEIVVKGSRAEIPGGRLAGSTITMLDAVRNMVKIAGLKLPQAVRLASANPAAVLGLQKKGRLAPGYDADLVLLDTNLDPFLVMVEGRTIFRRAEKVLE, encoded by the coding sequence ATGTTCGATTTTATAATTAACAACGGAACACTGGTGGGGGAAGAAAAACTCATCAACAACCGTTCCCTGGTTGTTTCAGGCGGAAAAATCGTATCCCTGGAGCAAATGGACGCTGCGGCGGCAGTGGAGAGTATTGACGCTGCGGGGCTCATTATTGCTCCAGGTTTTATTGACCTGCATGTGCATGGCGCCGATGGCGCGGACATCCTGGACTGTGACCCCGGCTCACTCCAGCGGATCGCGGGGTATCACGGGCGACACGGCACCACGGCAATGCTGGCCACCGTCGCTCCGTCAACGCTTGAGCGAATGGCCCTGGCGCTGGAGACGGCGGCCAGGCATACTACATCAGCTGCGGGAGCTTCTATTATCGGCGCTAACCTCGAGGGCCCTTTTTTGAACCGGTCGCACAGCGGCGCCCTGGGCATTCCTTTCCTGAGAGAGCCCGATAAGCATGAAATGAATGAACTGCTGGCAGCCGGTCAGGGTAAGGTAAGGATGGTTTCCCTGGCTCCGGAGCTTACGGGGGCCCTTGAGGTTATGGAGCTGCTTTCTTCCTGCGGTGTAATCCCCTCCCTTGGCCATTCGGGAGCCACCTTTACCCAAACTATAAACGCCGCGAGAGCAGGCTTAAAACACATCACCCATATCTTTAACGCCATGGCTCCCATACACCACCGGGAACCCGGTCCGGCCGGGGCAGCTTTAGTCTCACCAGAATTATCTGTTGAGGTAATAGCCGACGGCATACACGTACACCCTGCCATGCTGCAGCTCTTGTGGCATATAAAAGGCGACCGGTTGGTCCTGGTCAGCGACGCCATAGCGGCGGCAGGCCTGCCGGACGGACGTTACCGTTTTGGAGGACAGGAAATTGTAGTCAAAGGATCCAGGGCGGAAATTCCCGGCGGCAGGCTGGCAGGCAGCACCATCACCATGCTCGACGCCGTTCGGAATATGGTTAAAATCGCCGGTCTGAAACTGCCGCAGGCAGTAAGACTGGCTTCGGCAAACCCGGCCGCTGTCCTGGGGCTGCAAAAAAAAGGACGCCTTGCGCCGGGGTATGACGCCGACCTGGTCCTTCTGGATACCAACCTCGACCCGTTTCTGGTTATGGTTGAGGGAAGGACTATATTCAGGAGGGCTGAGAAAGTGTTAGAATAA